A genomic stretch from Arachis stenosperma cultivar V10309 chromosome 3, arast.V10309.gnm1.PFL2, whole genome shotgun sequence includes:
- the LOC130970042 gene encoding protein LIGHT-DEPENDENT SHORT HYPOCOTYLS 10-like, whose protein sequence is MSSSGSGYGKDFPGEGSRSNIDPGEYHHHFQLQPHPQQSPANTLSRYESQKRRDWNTFGQYLKNQRPSVELAQCNCNHVLDFLRYLDQFGKTKVHNQGCMFYGQPEPPAPCTCPLRQAWGSLDALIGRLRAAYEENGGSPETNPFASSAIRVYLREVRECQAKARGIPYKKKKKNNNKGSGEQSSSSSPSSTIHFS, encoded by the coding sequence ATGTCTTCAAGTGGAAGTGGTTATGGAAAGGATTTTCCAGGAGAAGGATCCCGAAGCAACATTGATCCCGGAgaatatcatcatcattttcaacTTCAACCACACCCACAGCAGAGTCCGGCTAATACACTTAGCCGGTACGAGTCGCAAAAGAGGAGGGACTGGAACACTTTCGGCCAATACCTCAAGAACCAAAGGCCATCAGTTGAGCTTGCACAGTGCAATTGCAACCATGTCCTGGACTTCCTAAGGTACCTTGACCAGTTCGGAAAAACAAAAGTTCACAATCAAGGTTGCATGTTTTATGGGCAGCCGGAACCCCCGGCGCCCTGCACCTGTCCTCTTAGGCAGGCCTGGGGCTCCCTAGACGCTCTTATAGGGAGACTCAGGGCTGCCTACGAGGAAAATGGTGGCTCTCCAGAGACTAATCCTTTCGCCAGCAGCGCCATCCGTGTGTACCTCCGGGAGGTTAGGGAGTGTCAGGCTAAGGCAAGAGGCATCCCttacaagaagaaaaagaagaacaataacaaagGCAGTGGTGAACAATCAAGCTCTTCTTCTCCCTCCTCCACTATCCACTTCTCTTGA